The stretch of DNA GGAATTATCCACATGAGTCTGAGCAGCAAAATGCATGATGGTGTCAATTGACTCTGTGATCAGAAGGTAGTTGACCAGATCAGCACTTGCAATGTCACCCTTGACAAACTTGAAATTTGGTGAAGGCCGCGAAGGGTTGAGGTTCTTTAGGTTGGAGCAGTAGTCAAGCTTGTCGAGGACAACAATCTTGTAGTGTGGATAGCTCCTAACCAGGCGGTTTGCCACATGCGATGCAATGAAACCAGCAGCACCGGTTATGAGAATGTTCTTGGGCTCGTAGGTCGCCATCTTTGTCTGCTAATCCCTGGACCTGTTAATTTGTTACAGAACACAATGAGATCAGATGTCCAGTCACAGTGACTCATCTGCTAAAGTTGAGGAAATGAAAATACATACAAGCAACATTCCCAGGAAAAAAAGAACCGACATGTAAAAAGCAGATAGCAATCAGCAGCAATAATAagttaataataaaaaaaataacaaaatgaAGCTAACTATCACTAGAAAACATGGAATTAACTAATTATCAGCAAATGTAGTACTGGAATATAAAATGAAATGAACAAGGATCTTTAGcatatatatagtatataatcAGATATGTCAGCTTAATGGTCTTGCCCACTGATTGCCAACTTGAGTTCTCCATGCTACGCAACAAATAACTCTATTACTAAGGGTCATTAACTCTAGCAGTAAGAGTCGTTAATCCTACCAGTAAGGATCATTAACTCAGGAAGATAAGCAGAAGCCAGACAGCGCTCACCAGTCACCACAATATCCTAGCCCAGGCAACCAACAAATTCAAGGGCTCGCGGCCACCATGATCCACACACAAATCTAGAGAACCAGCTCACGCAACGCAACGGCAGCCAACTCCATCGACTATCcgttcgcaacgaacgaacgAACGGCATCGCCGCCGACTAACTCCCGCGTCCAGACCCCGGCAGCAGGGGGAGCCGGATCACGCTCCCCCACTGGcgcgggcgccgcgccgcgAGGATCAATCAGATCTATCGCGCTGGCCACCACAACGAAGCCGAAACGAGCACCGCCCGGAAGCAACCGTAGAATTCGCAAGACCAGATTCGAGAGCAGGAGGACTTACGAGAAGCGGTCGCCGAGATCCGGGagcgccgcggtggcggcggaaccgaaccgagccgagccgagccgaccTGGGGGAGCAAAAGCCTGTCGCGGAGCCGAAGGGGGCggtcgcgcgcgccgcggcgatgCGCGCACGCGCGTCCCGTGCGGGGGGacgaggcggcgcgggcggtggcggtgaTGAGACGACGCCTGCCGCGACGAGCAGCGGGGCGAAGCGTGGGCGCGTGGAGGGAGGAGATCGGggggcgagggagggaggggaccGGGGCTGGCTCGCTTAAATGCGGGCCGCGCTAGTAGTCCTGGCTCCAGAGGCCGCGTGGACACGGCGTCTGTTTCGTCCAGCGTAAGCTGGCTGCTCTTGCTGGCGGTGGTGGACTCGACTCGCGGCCGCGGTGCCCCCCCGTCGACAGCGCCACAGCTCAGCTGCGGACGGACGGGGCGTGACGGGGGTAGGTAGGCGGCGCCTCCGGCGCGTCTCTCGCACGACGCGGATCTCAGCGGTGATTCTAgagatatttttcaaaattaactttttctttcctttttggaTGGACTCTAGCACACGGTTAACGATCGCGGTGCTGTTTCTGTTGTGTGCTGAAGTTAAACCTTCTTGGAGATAACGGCGCGTCTCTGGATGGCGGCGTAGCGTCACCGACATCCTGACGGCGTGCTCTCCAGCGTGGGCCCCGTAGCCGTAGCTCGTGGTGCTCGTGCTTCGGTCGCTTGGGACGGAAGCGTTGGATCATTCGTTGCTCGCGTCGCCAGTCAAGCCCTGCTACCGCTCCGCCATGTTACCACTTTACCAGCGGGTACGACTTGTACTAGCCAACAAAAGGCAAGGGTCGGTTGGTTTCGCACTGACGAAGCTGGAGCCAGATCTGCTCAGCTCGTTAAGTCCACTCCACTCCGTGTGGGTGTGGGGGCGTCGTGGGCTCTCGTGGCTCGTTGCCGCTGTTTCCATCCGTTGGGTCACGCGACCGACGCGGGAGGAAAGTCAGGAACGACGCGCGCCCTGCTTCGTTTTTCATCGTGCCTAACGCGCAGTCAAATCTGCCAATCTGGTGTCCCAGCactagggcctgtttggctccaggactttttccaaaagtccctatcacatcaaaaggaatcttactattttatattattaaataaaatctgtttataaatgttttttgacagctgagtgctttttcgcgagacgaatctaatgagcctaattaatcgatgattggctacagtgatgctacagtaaccattcgctaatcatagattaagatacatcattagattcgtctcgcagtttagccccagggttctgcagttagttttataattaatatttatttaatacttctaaatactaaaaagtccctaggacttttttgaagtccctcaatctaaacaccccctaaagAGAATCGTCTCGAATGGGGGCAAAAGAAGCTCCTGTCACGAAAGGTAAAAAAGGAAGCTTCTGTCGTTCCGCGCCACGATCTGTGCACGACCTGGCTGCCTAGCATCCGTTGAAGAATTCGCAACCGGAGGCCACCAATCAGATATCAGCACGACCCCCCGACGCTTGCATGTTGCGAGTACTCCGTACTTCGCAGCTTCTGCTACTCGTGCCATTATTTTCTCCAGACGACACCCGGGTCACCGGGACTTCCATTTGCCGAAACACGGTTCAGTCAGATTTCTGCAAGACAACGACAGCTTTGTAATGTCAAGGTGTTGTCATTTTAGCAGAACATTTGTCCGGTAAACAAACAAAGTGTGCATTTTAGCCATGTCAAGCTGATTAGAGGTTACTCTCAGgcatcagcagcagcaagatgGAACAAAAGCTCAAAATGGCATCAACATTGCTATAATCGATTCAGGGAGTACACATGCTACAAACAAGTACCACAAGATCTGCGGGAGCAGAGAGACGCAAAACGGCCGGCCCTGTATGGGAATTCTAATAGTACAATCTTTCAAGGTGAACGACAAAGGTGTATTCAGTTTATTGGAACTCAAATTCCGTAATGAAATGTGGCCACGAATAATGACGAACCCAACTATGAGTATGCTCCCCCCTTGGATATCCTTCTCGCCAAAAGCAGGGCGGTTTAGGCCTTAGTCTTCTTGGGCACCGCCAGGCGCTCCCGGAAATCATCCTCCATGAGCACCAAACCGTCGCGCAGGACGACCTTGGGCTCCCACCCAAGAACTTCCTTGGCCTTTGTGATGTCTGGCTTCCTCTGGCGAGGATCATCAGGAGTGTTCTCAGTCATCGTCACTGTCACTTCCGGGTTGATCAACTGCAAAGCAGGCATGTCAGTAAACCATTAAGATTTACcaagattaaaaaaaagaaaggattgCAATTATATAATATACAGCTTACCTCCTTCACATtctcagcaagttccagcatgGTAAATTCACCTAAACAATAAATATATCCATTTAGCAGAAAGAAGAAGGAACCTGACTTCTTTAACATAGGAATGCTTATGACAAATTTATAACGCTGACTGAACTGACAACTGTGTGGCAGCAAAAGTAAATACATAGATGAATTTTACCTGGGTTACCCAAGTTAATCGGTCCAGTGTTGTTTCCATTCATCAGCTTAATAAGACCATCAACCTACATTGAAATGATGTAGTTGTCTATATTATGCACTGAAAGAGCCATGAGAAATTATGAATCCAATTTTGCAAATGCAATGGAAGACAAACCATATCGGCAACGTAGCAGAAGCTCCTAGTCTGTGTGCCTGGTTTCTGGACAGTCAGGGGTTCGCCACTAGAAGATTGTGAAAGAAAAAAGGTAAGCCACCAAAACCATCTGGACACATGCTGAACTGAAACAGAAGAAATCCAACAATTATTACCGAACAGCCTGAGCAATGAAGTTGCTAACAACACGGCCATCATCAATGTTCATCCTAGGCCCGTAGGTGTTGAAAATCCTGGCAATTCGGATTTCTGCAGACATGGTCGACAAATATTAATAAGGACAAATCATAAATCCCAGAGTAATAACGGAACAAAAAGGGCTATCAGCTAATAGTGAAGTTTAAGTACACAAAGTATTACCAATGCCATGCTGCCTGTGATAGTCGAACATCAGTGTCTCCGCTACACGCTTACCCTCATCATAACAACTCCTGACTCCTGAtagggaaaaaaaatcaaaatggtAAGATAACTTGAAAGTAAATTTATGGAAAGAAGAGGAAAATATATTGCATTGGCCAGACGAAAAAAATTACCAATTGGGTTAACATTGCCCCAATAGGCCTCGGTTTGAGGATGCTCCAGCGGATCACCATAGACTTCAGAGGTTGAAGTCAACAAAATCCTGCGATTGAACATAAATTCCATTTAATACAGCTTTTTCACATGGAGGCATTGGAAGAATCAATAGGCATGATTACCAACCTAGCTCCAACTCTCTTTGCAAGTCCCAGCATGTTAAGGGTCCCAATAACATTAGTCTTGATGGTCTGTTCAGGAAATTATAGACATTTCAATACAATGAACGGTCAGGAAAAACAAAGAAATGATATACTTCTCACAGAACAGAGACTTGCATACCTTAACAGGATTGTGCTTGTAGAAGATTGGGGAAGCAGGGCAAGCAAGGTGATAGATTTGGTCAACCTCCACAAGCAGCGGTTGGGTGACATCTAAAACAGTGAGGAAGAATTTACAGCATAAGAGCATAACTCATGACTCCTGAGGAAGAAATTATACTTAAAATGAAATGACTGAGACTAGGTATTCATTAAATTGTTTTTCCAAGACATGATGAATACTATTAATTTGAGTATATGATCTGTCCCGTCATCACATTTTCATGATCAGAAATGAAGAAAGTTACAACACCAGTGTCAGAAAAAATAACTTGAATGCACATGCTTGTACTCCGAATATGAGTTGCCATTAGCAAGTTCCAAATAATAGTCAATGACCAAttaagagaaaaaagaaagttAATTCAGTCAACAGACAACTCGGATCATGCTATTGGACAAGCATTGAATATATGGCACAATAATTGCATGCTACTTGAATTGTCATTGACTAACCATGATTCAAATTTTCAGGAACCTTTGAAAAAGACGAAAATAACTACAGCTTACAAGTGACAGTACAGTACTAGTCAACAACTAAGGCTTCAATAATAAAGTCAGAAAACATTAAGCTCCATTAAACGAACAACAAAGGACATGTTACGGCAAACACAGAGACAGCATAAAGAAATAGCACTTTATTTGCCATTGACTATCCAAGATCAATAACTCAGGATCCTAtgaaagagaagacttaaaGCAATACCAACATAATTGAATTTGTGGCAATGCAGAGACCTATACTAGCAAATGTCTTCAAGAATGCATAGTTAACTAGTAGTTATTTTACCGTGGCGGATGAGCTCAAATCTTGGGTGGCCGATCCACTTCTTCAGATTGTCTTTTGAACCAGTGAAGAAGTTATCAGCAACAATGACCTGGACACAACAGAACAGGGTTAAAAAATGTATGCCAGACAGGATCTGTAACAAGGATCCTAGAACTAAAAGGTTTTTCCAACCCACAAATTGAGAGCAGTATGAACTATGAAACAACACTACCGTAAATAGCCCTCAATCCTTAGAACAGCACTCCACATGAGCCAACAACTATCTTAGGAAGCTCAAAATGAAGTACCTCTAACAGGATCTCTAAAGCATTGCCAGTGGACCTTTGTGATCTTTCAAAGCCACAAACAGATCCACGAAACAACACTCTGAACTACAGTCATGATATAGCATGAGCTCTATCAAGTAATGCACGCTTTGCTGCTGGATCTCACTCAATACAGTGATCACTCACATTACCAATCAGATCCACAGAAGCACCCAATGCTCGAGCAAAGCTTCCAGCTATAGCTTAATACATCAATTGCCCCGACATGATGCAAAATGTAACTCGAAAGCTTGCTGCCCAGAGATCTGGAAGCACAATTGTCTCCCACCAACGTCCCTTTCAAGCAGATCTAGACCCACTTAGTTCCTGGCCTTATCACTCGGATGAGATCTAGACGCCCTCCATCATAATGGGTTTGACCAAACACATGGACGCAGGCCGATCCCGCAAACCAACGAGCAATGAAGTGCTATGCTACGGGATCTCAGTCAGGGCGCGCGTACCTCGTGCTTCTCGTTCTCCATGAGCTTGTCGACGAGGTGCGAGCCGATGAAGCCCGCCCCACCGGTGACCAGGATCCGCAGGTTGGCCTGGATCACACAGCAATTCGGCACCGACGATCAGGATCCGGAAACACGCGAGCCGGGCAAGGCCACACGGCGAGGGAGGAGATCCGGCGACGGAGATCGCGCCCTCACCTGGAAGAACTTGGAGAAGCGGAGCGGCGAgggggtcggcggcgggcgggaggtGGTATGCTCGCCGTTGCTGCCATTGGTCTCCTGCGCCATCGCGTCGCGCACCTGGTTCCGCCCAGATCCAACCCAAACCACACGCGTCAGGCGTCAGATAGAAATCACACGCACCGCGGAACGGGACGGAACCAAAAGCGATCACGCAATTGCGAGCGAGCGAGCAACGAAGAAGcgtggggaggggaggggaggggacggGGCGCGGCGCTCACCCAGCAGCTGGCGCAGGGGATTGGGCTCGGCTTGCTTGGCTCGGACAGACACGGGGAACGGGCGGTTTGAATCGGATTAGACTGGGGgcggacgacgaggaggccTTCCAGATCTGAGCCGTATTTATAGATCCCGCGCTACGCACTCCCGGAGCAGCacagagggaaggagaggggagaTGCAGGCAGTCAGGCCAGGCCCCAGCACCACCACCGATTGCTGCTACCAACCGGCCTAATCACAGATCTCACCGCCACCCGACGCCACAATTAATTCCTCCCCCTTTCCGATCTGGTGCCAATAAGAAACTAGTAGTAATCCGTGCAGCGGAGGGGGTGACGGggacgaggagggaggagcagaCATTTGCGCTTCCAATGGAAGCAAAGGTGCCGGTGCTGGTGCCCGGCCGCGCGCGAGATTCCAACGGGTGCCGCGTGCGATCGATGGCGACAGCGCAGCGCGCCCGGACCCGGACGCCCGCGGCCGGGCCCCCGCCGTCGTCACGTCACCGCGCGTTCTTTGTTTAGTGGCGCGATTAGGCGCGCGTTTGGTGCGATCTGGGCGACTTGGGAGTGAGATCGGTCGGTCGAGCAGTCGAGGGCAGGAGCGGTCGTtcggctggcaggtggggcctCGATGGCGGGTGAGGCTCGCGAGCTGCCCGGCTCCTGGTTCTGGCGCGGGGCCGGCGAGTTCGAGCCGACGCGCTGTTGGACGTGGTACGGGGCTGTCGGGTACGGCGGAGCGGCGAGGTGCCGACTCGTTGCTTGCGACATACGGCGCATCATGATTCAGAGCCGTCGATTGGGTCCGGGCTAAGATTAGATTAGGCGATTAGAGAGCGGCACGGGATTAAATGGGAGGTCTCAGATTATGATACCGGGCGAATGAAGAAGCTCGAGGCTTTGCCTTGGCACCGGGATAAGAATATTCTACTAATTCACGTTCACGTCGCGGTCGGTCCAACCTAAACcaacagagaaatgccccaactTTTCTCTGAGAGCTAGTAGCAGCCTAGCAGCTAGCACTAGTGGGAGGTTACACGCAGAGTAATGAACGTAACCGATAGCAGAGCATGTGATTGCGATTGCTGCCGTGAGTTTTAATCTTGGCACGTATAGAGCCGGGCTCCGCCTCAggcatttcatttttttttctttttgtcgcGGCACTTTGCAGCATGCGCTGGTTGTTgcgattttctttttttttctgttgggTCCTGCGTTTCCGCCCTGAGCTGCCGGCGACATGTTACTGTTACCTTTCTCTGTTCTTGGCGATGGGTTAGCGTTACTACTGTCACCCTGCTTGCTTGCCTGAAGATAGACGGTCATTGATCCCAGTGAAGTGATTCAGAGCCGCTCAAAGCGAAACGAGCGAGTCAGCGAGACAGAACCTAGCCGACGAGCAGGGATTGAGCATTGTCTGTGGGTATAATAAGCAAAGGTCAACGGCCAAACccctgaagcgccccgacccgaagatcaaggctaaaccatgtattaattaccaaataaggtctccggcataatacatgttacatcaagtggag from Panicum virgatum strain AP13 chromosome 9K, P.virgatum_v5, whole genome shotgun sequence encodes:
- the LOC120652812 gene encoding UDP-glucuronic acid decarboxylase 6, giving the protein MAQETNGSNGEHTTSRPPPTPSPLRFSKFFQANLRILVTGGAGFIGSHLVDKLMENEKHEVIVADNFFTGSKDNLKKWIGHPRFELIRHDVTQPLLVEVDQIYHLACPASPIFYKHNPVKTIKTNVIGTLNMLGLAKRVGARILLTSTSEVYGDPLEHPQTEAYWGNVNPIGVRSCYDEGKRVAETLMFDYHRQHGIEIRIARIFNTYGPRMNIDDGRVVSNFIAQAVRGEPLTVQKPGTQTRSFCYVADMVDGLIKLMNGNNTGPINLGNPGEFTMLELAENVKELINPEVTVTMTENTPDDPRQRKPDITKAKEVLGWEPKVVLRDGLVLMEDDFRERLAVPKKTKA